A stretch of Carya illinoinensis cultivar Pawnee chromosome 14, C.illinoinensisPawnee_v1, whole genome shotgun sequence DNA encodes these proteins:
- the LOC122293415 gene encoding 10 kDa chaperonin, mitochondrial-like — protein sequence MAKRLIPSLNRVLIEKIVPPSKTNSGILLPESTTKLNSGKVVAVGPGGRDRDGKLIPVSVKEGDNVLLPEYGGTEVKLGDKEYHLYRDEDILGTLHD from the exons ATGGCGAAGCGTCTGATTCCTTCATTGAACCGCGTTCTCATCGAGAAAATTGTTCCTCCTTCAAAGACCAACTCCGGTATCTTACTTCCTGAGTCAACCACCAAG CTGAACTCTGGAAAAGTTGTTGCTGTGGGCCCGGGAGGTCGTGATAGAGATGGGAAACTTATTCCTGTCAGTGTAAAGGAAGGAGACAATGTTCTTTTGCCTGAATATGGAGGAACTGAAGTAAAGCTTGGTGATAAAGA GTATCATCTGTATAGAGATGAGGATATCTTGGGAACTCTTCATGACTAA